A single genomic interval of Candidatus Macondimonas diazotrophica harbors:
- the galU gene encoding UTP--glucose-1-phosphate uridylyltransferase GalU, with product MNVPNSGVRRIRKAVFPVAGLGTRFLPATKASPKEMLPVVDKPLVQYAVEEAVAAGVEVMVFVNGRNKRAIPDHFDKAYELERELEARGKQKLLDIVRGIVPENVTCVYIRQPAALGLGHAVLCAQPVIGNDPFAVLLADDLLDGRDKPVLAQMCDTYAEYGASILAVEQVPTSHTDQYGIVQLGKKPGKVAEIEGMVEKPKPEVAPSNLAVVGRYVLTPRIFELIRELPRGAGGEYQLTDAIAGLLPYEKVFAYQFDGKRYDCGSKLGYLQANVEYALRHPDVADDFRAYLQQAVEEGLLETPA from the coding sequence ATGAACGTCCCCAACTCCGGCGTTCGCCGGATTCGTAAGGCGGTCTTTCCGGTTGCCGGTTTGGGCACGCGTTTTCTGCCGGCAACGAAGGCCAGTCCCAAAGAAATGCTCCCCGTTGTGGACAAGCCTTTGGTCCAATATGCGGTTGAAGAAGCGGTTGCTGCTGGCGTTGAGGTCATGGTCTTCGTCAACGGGCGTAACAAGCGGGCAATTCCGGATCATTTCGACAAGGCTTACGAATTGGAGCGCGAGCTTGAGGCCCGTGGAAAGCAAAAGCTGCTGGATATCGTGCGCGGAATTGTTCCGGAGAATGTAACGTGTGTTTACATTCGCCAGCCGGCAGCCTTGGGGCTTGGACATGCGGTCCTGTGTGCCCAGCCGGTTATCGGCAATGACCCGTTTGCCGTGCTGCTTGCAGACGATTTGCTGGATGGGCGCGACAAGCCGGTTCTTGCGCAGATGTGCGATACCTACGCCGAGTACGGCGCCAGCATTCTGGCTGTGGAACAGGTCCCCACGAGTCATACCGATCAGTACGGGATTGTTCAGCTTGGCAAGAAGCCGGGAAAAGTCGCAGAAATCGAGGGGATGGTTGAAAAACCCAAACCTGAGGTTGCGCCTTCGAACCTTGCGGTCGTTGGGCGCTATGTGCTGACTCCACGCATCTTTGAGCTGATTCGAGAGCTTCCCCGCGGTGCCGGTGGCGAGTATCAGCTGACCGACGCGATTGCAGGGCTCCTGCCCTATGAGAAGGTTTTTGCCTATCAGTTCGATGGCAAGCGCTACGACTGCGGGAGCAAGCTCGGCTACTTGCAGGCGAACGTGGAATACGCGTTGCGGCATCCCGATGTGGCTGATGACTTCCGGGCTTATCTGCAACAGGCTGTGGAAGAAGGGTTACTCGAAACGCCTGCCTGA
- the rpsA gene encoding 30S ribosomal protein S1, producing MSESFAELFEESLRGQTMQPGAIITGRVVGIRGDSVIVNAGFKSEGVIDIRQFYNDKGELEVAVGDEVEVALDAVEDGFGATQLSREKAKRAKSWTVLEKAFEQGEIIKGLLTGKVKGGYTVDIDEVRAFLPGSLVDVRPVRDTAYLEGKELEFKVIKLDRRRNNVVVSRRAVVEQEYSAEREALLDNLQEGSVARGVVKNLTDYGAFIDLGGIDGLLHITDMAWKRVKHPSEVVNVGDELEVKVLKFDRERRRVSLGLKQLGADPWEMIARRYPSGTRLFGKVTNITDYGCFVEIEEGVEGLVHVSEMDWTNKNVNPNKMVSIGDEVEVMVLDIDEQRRRISLGMKQCQANPWKEFAETHNKGDRISGTIKSITDFGVFIGLEGGIDGLVHLSDITWAESSDDIVQRYKKGDEIEAVVLQVDPERERISLGIKQLEQDPFAAYLANHPKGSIVTGRVIEVDQKSAVVELAEGVEAQLWASELGRDRIEDARNVLHVDDTVEAKIVNVDRKNRMLTLSVKAKETHEEKEAMEDYGRMTTSPAGSATLGDLLRQQISAQKDEN from the coding sequence ATGTCTGAAAGTTTTGCCGAACTGTTCGAAGAAAGCCTGCGTGGTCAAACCATGCAGCCCGGCGCCATCATCACGGGTCGGGTTGTTGGAATCCGTGGCGACAGCGTGATCGTCAATGCCGGGTTCAAGTCCGAAGGTGTGATCGACATCCGCCAGTTCTACAACGACAAGGGAGAATTGGAAGTCGCCGTCGGCGATGAAGTCGAGGTCGCACTGGACGCCGTAGAGGACGGTTTCGGGGCAACTCAGCTGTCGCGTGAGAAGGCCAAGCGAGCCAAGTCTTGGACCGTTCTGGAAAAGGCATTCGAGCAGGGCGAGATCATCAAGGGCCTGTTGACCGGGAAAGTCAAGGGAGGCTATACGGTCGACATTGACGAGGTGCGCGCCTTCCTCCCGGGTTCCCTGGTCGATGTGCGTCCCGTCCGCGACACCGCATACCTTGAAGGTAAGGAACTTGAGTTCAAGGTTATCAAACTGGACCGTCGCCGCAACAATGTGGTGGTCTCCCGCCGCGCCGTGGTCGAGCAGGAATACAGCGCGGAACGTGAAGCGCTTTTGGACAATCTGCAGGAAGGCAGCGTGGCGCGTGGCGTAGTCAAGAATCTGACGGATTACGGCGCGTTCATCGATTTGGGCGGCATCGACGGCTTGCTGCACATCACCGACATGGCGTGGAAGCGTGTCAAGCATCCTTCCGAGGTTGTGAACGTCGGGGACGAGCTGGAAGTCAAGGTGCTGAAGTTCGATCGGGAGCGTCGTCGCGTATCCCTGGGTCTGAAACAGCTTGGTGCCGATCCGTGGGAAATGATTGCACGTCGCTATCCTTCCGGAACCCGCTTGTTCGGGAAGGTGACGAATATCACGGATTACGGCTGCTTCGTCGAGATCGAAGAAGGCGTGGAAGGTCTGGTCCATGTATCCGAGATGGATTGGACCAACAAGAACGTGAATCCGAACAAAATGGTATCCATCGGCGATGAAGTCGAGGTGATGGTGCTCGACATCGATGAGCAGCGCCGCCGAATTTCCTTGGGCATGAAACAGTGCCAGGCAAATCCGTGGAAGGAATTTGCTGAAACCCATAATAAGGGCGACCGGATCTCCGGTACCATCAAGTCCATCACCGATTTCGGCGTCTTCATCGGGCTCGAAGGTGGGATCGACGGCTTGGTCCATCTGTCCGACATCACTTGGGCCGAAAGCAGTGATGACATCGTTCAGCGCTACAAGAAGGGCGACGAGATCGAAGCGGTGGTGTTGCAGGTCGACCCGGAACGTGAGCGGATCTCGCTGGGAATCAAGCAGCTCGAACAGGATCCCTTTGCTGCCTATCTGGCTAATCATCCCAAGGGCAGCATTGTCACCGGACGGGTGATCGAAGTGGATCAGAAGTCTGCCGTGGTGGAACTCGCGGAGGGTGTCGAAGCGCAGCTGTGGGCTTCGGAACTGGGTCGTGACCGGATCGAAGACGCGCGCAACGTGCTCCATGTCGATGATACGGTCGAGGCGAAGATCGTTAACGTGGATCGCAAGAACCGCATGCTGACGCTGTCGGTCAAGGCCAAGGAAACCCATGAGGAGAAGGAAGCGATGGAAGATTATGGTCGCATGACCACCTCTCCTGCCGGTTCTGCCACCCTGGGTGACCTGTTGCGCCAGCAGATTTCGGCTCAGAAAGACGAAAACTGA
- the cmk gene encoding (d)CMP kinase → MHDQSPAPVICLDGPSGAGKGTVGRMLAQRLGWHFLDSGALYRLVAVAAKKQGVDLDAAETLAGLAHRLDCVFGWDSRGREQIFLEGREVTAEVRAETTGAAASRVARQPAVRDALLARQRADRRSPGLVADGRDMGTVVFPDAPLKIFLTASAEERACRRHKQLMEHGISASITSLIQEIEDRDRQDRDRPVSPLVPDAEAQVVDSTGRSPEQLCEHIIGLARIRHLV, encoded by the coding sequence ATGCATGATCAATCACCGGCACCCGTCATCTGTCTCGACGGCCCGAGCGGTGCCGGAAAAGGGACGGTCGGTCGCATGTTGGCTCAACGTCTGGGGTGGCATTTTCTTGATAGCGGTGCGCTGTACCGCTTGGTCGCCGTAGCGGCGAAAAAACAGGGGGTTGATCTGGATGCGGCTGAGACGCTTGCCGGACTTGCCCATCGGTTGGATTGCGTGTTCGGCTGGGATAGTCGAGGACGCGAGCAGATTTTTCTCGAGGGGCGCGAGGTAACGGCCGAGGTGCGAGCCGAAACCACGGGCGCCGCAGCATCGAGGGTAGCGCGACAGCCGGCCGTTCGGGATGCGCTGCTGGCGCGTCAGCGAGCCGATCGCCGGTCGCCCGGTCTGGTCGCCGATGGCCGGGACATGGGGACTGTGGTTTTTCCAGATGCGCCCCTGAAGATTTTCCTGACTGCATCGGCCGAAGAGCGCGCCTGTCGTCGTCATAAACAGTTGATGGAGCATGGTATCAGTGCTAGCATCACCAGCTTGATTCAGGAGATTGAGGATCGGGATCGCCAAGATCGCGACCGACCTGTTTCGCCGCTGGTGCCCGATGCCGAAGCTCAAGTGGTCGATTCGACGGGCCGGTCTCCGGAGCAGCTGTGTGAGCATATCATCGGCTTGGCGCGGATCCGCCATCTGGTTTGA
- a CDS encoding ComEA family DNA-binding protein, with protein MFKLLRSKWMVLIAGALMAQGIQAAPVNINTADAEAIADALPGIGPAKAKAIVDYRTKNGPFKVKEDLTHVPGIGDATLEKIAADVLLQEGKTKSASSSKR; from the coding sequence ATGTTCAAGTTATTGCGTTCGAAATGGATGGTGTTGATCGCCGGGGCACTCATGGCCCAGGGCATCCAGGCGGCACCGGTCAACATCAATACTGCCGATGCGGAGGCGATTGCTGACGCGTTACCCGGAATCGGTCCTGCAAAAGCCAAGGCCATAGTCGATTACCGCACAAAGAATGGCCCGTTCAAAGTTAAGGAGGACCTGACGCACGTCCCCGGAATCGGGGATGCAACGCTGGAAAAGATTGCAGCAGACGTGCTATTACAGGAAGGCAAAACGAAGTCGGCCTCTAGTTCGAAACGCTGA
- the rsgA gene encoding ribosome small subunit-dependent GTPase A gives MTERAGPHDLARVVINHGPTLMLETSQGDRYFAQSRRVTPPPVTGDQVQFVDLGGGQARIERVLPRLSVFCRLEGRHQRRVVAANIDQILLVFAASPQPESDLMDRYLIAAQLLGLRPLLLMNKADLGDVECEAAEALLREYLALGYPGLRISATTGQGFDALRRRLNGAASLLVGQSGVGKSALTNALIPGAANRVGALSDALGTGRHTTTHTRWHPLPGDSALLDAPGVRDFKLWALTPRELMQGFPEFSALKPCRFADCLHQHEPDCAVRQALDNGGIPARRYQHYQRLLAQMQQTPAWRRRP, from the coding sequence ATGACGGAGCGTGCCGGCCCTCATGATCTGGCCCGTGTGGTGATCAATCACGGCCCTACGCTCATGCTGGAAACGTCACAGGGTGACCGATACTTCGCTCAATCTCGGCGCGTAACCCCGCCGCCTGTCACGGGAGATCAAGTCCAGTTTGTTGATCTGGGCGGTGGTCAAGCGCGGATTGAACGTGTCCTGCCCCGCCTTTCTGTCTTCTGCCGCCTGGAAGGCCGCCATCAGCGCCGCGTGGTCGCGGCGAATATCGATCAGATCCTGCTCGTGTTCGCCGCCTCGCCGCAACCCGAATCCGACTTGATGGATCGCTACCTGATCGCAGCGCAACTACTGGGACTGCGTCCGCTGCTGTTGATGAACAAGGCGGATCTCGGCGATGTGGAATGCGAAGCAGCCGAAGCCTTGCTGAGGGAATACCTCGCCTTGGGTTATCCGGGGCTGCGTATCAGCGCCACCACCGGACAGGGATTTGACGCCTTGCGTCGCCGACTCAATGGTGCGGCTAGCCTGCTGGTGGGACAATCCGGCGTTGGGAAATCAGCGCTGACCAACGCCCTGATCCCGGGAGCTGCCAACCGGGTAGGTGCGCTCTCCGATGCCCTGGGGACTGGACGACACACCACCACCCATACCCGCTGGCATCCGCTGCCTGGTGATAGCGCACTGCTGGATGCGCCAGGCGTGCGAGACTTCAAGCTGTGGGCCTTGACGCCTAGGGAGCTGATGCAGGGTTTCCCTGAATTTTCGGCGCTCAAGCCTTGCCGCTTCGCCGATTGCCTCCACCAACACGAGCCAGACTGTGCCGTGCGGCAGGCCTTGGACAACGGTGGGATCCCGGCACGGCGCTATCAGCATTACCAGCGCCTATTGGCCCAGATGCAACAGACCCCGGCGTGGCGGCGAAGGCCTTGA
- the aroA gene encoding 3-phosphoshikimate 1-carboxyvinyltransferase → MSIDYVVSKAGPLSGEFRVPGDKSISHRSVIFGALADGVTEIRGFLDGLDCLATRDAFRAMGVRIDGPDAGCLRIHGVGMAGLTAPDQPLDLGNSGTSMRLLAGLLCAQPFDSALTGDASLSRRPMRRVIDPLSRMGAMIHGSDNGTPPLEISGGRLLHGIHHISPVASAQVKSALLLAGLYATGETRIDEPAPSRDHTERMLEAFGYPIHRESLSVRLSGGHRLRAASVEVPADLSSAAFFLVGASITPGSEILLRDVGINPTRTGVIQILRAMGADIRLERERMFGAEPVADLRVRAAPLHGIEIPEALVPLAIDEFPALFVAAAYAEGETVLTGAAELRVKESDRIQVMADGLARLGALVDPRPDGIRIQGGTLKSGRIESHGDHRIAMAFAMAALRAEGTIEIGDCNNVETSFPGFANMAVEAGLTVSTVFRDA, encoded by the coding sequence ATGTCGATCGACTATGTCGTTTCCAAGGCCGGTCCTTTGTCCGGTGAGTTCCGAGTCCCGGGAGACAAGTCAATTTCCCATCGATCCGTCATCTTCGGCGCGCTTGCCGATGGGGTGACCGAAATCCGCGGTTTTCTCGATGGCCTGGATTGCCTGGCAACGCGTGACGCCTTCCGTGCCATGGGCGTTCGCATCGATGGGCCGGACGCGGGATGCTTGCGCATCCATGGCGTGGGGATGGCGGGGCTCACGGCTCCGGATCAGCCCCTGGATTTGGGCAACTCGGGCACCTCCATGCGACTCCTTGCCGGCTTGTTGTGCGCGCAACCCTTTGATAGCGCACTGACCGGTGATGCGTCGCTGAGTCGGCGTCCCATGCGCCGGGTCATTGATCCGTTGAGCCGGATGGGAGCCATGATTCACGGTAGCGACAATGGGACTCCGCCGCTTGAGATCAGCGGAGGTCGGCTGCTGCATGGGATACACCATATCTCCCCCGTCGCCAGCGCCCAAGTGAAATCGGCGCTGTTGCTGGCCGGCCTGTACGCCACCGGTGAAACCCGCATCGACGAGCCGGCGCCGTCGCGGGACCATACCGAGCGCATGCTGGAAGCCTTCGGTTATCCCATCCACCGCGAATCGCTGAGCGTGCGTCTGAGCGGGGGGCATCGCTTACGTGCCGCGTCCGTTGAGGTGCCGGCTGATCTGTCCTCGGCGGCCTTTTTCCTGGTTGGCGCCAGTATTACCCCGGGATCGGAGATCCTGCTACGGGATGTGGGAATCAATCCGACCCGTACCGGGGTTATCCAGATCCTGCGCGCCATGGGGGCCGATATCCGCCTGGAACGAGAACGTATGTTCGGTGCTGAGCCGGTTGCCGATTTGCGGGTACGTGCGGCGCCGTTGCACGGTATCGAGATTCCTGAAGCGCTGGTGCCGCTGGCGATCGACGAGTTTCCCGCTCTGTTCGTGGCGGCGGCTTATGCGGAGGGCGAAACGGTGCTGACCGGTGCTGCCGAGTTGAGGGTCAAAGAGAGCGATCGCATTCAGGTAATGGCCGATGGGCTCGCACGCTTGGGGGCGCTCGTCGATCCACGGCCGGACGGGATACGCATCCAAGGTGGCACGCTGAAAAGCGGCCGCATCGAAAGTCATGGCGATCATCGCATCGCGATGGCCTTTGCCATGGCGGCGTTGCGCGCCGAGGGAACAATCGAGATTGGCGATTGCAACAATGTCGAAACGTCCTTCCCTGGTTTTGCCAACATGGCTGTCGAGGCGGGATTGACTGTTTCAACGGTATTTCGCGATGCATGA
- a CDS encoding LapA family protein, whose protein sequence is MRLLALLISLALLAAFAVLAWQNAAPVEITYPGGTLTVPLAVFAASVLILGWLFGVVSMMLPWLRERLRARKIERRCRIAEQEIANLREIPLKDGP, encoded by the coding sequence ATGCGGTTATTGGCTTTGCTGATCTCACTTGCGCTATTGGCCGCATTCGCTGTCTTGGCATGGCAGAATGCGGCACCGGTCGAGATCACGTATCCGGGCGGAACCCTGACGGTTCCATTAGCCGTCTTTGCAGCGTCGGTGCTGATACTGGGCTGGCTGTTTGGGGTCGTGAGCATGATGCTCCCATGGCTGCGTGAGCGACTGCGCGCCCGGAAAATCGAACGGCGTTGTCGTATTGCCGAACAGGAAATTGCCAATCTCCGGGAAATTCCGTTGAAAGATGGCCCTTGA
- a CDS encoding integration host factor subunit beta, protein MDSNVMTKSDLIEQMAKNSALPHSDVELVVKGILDMMGAALAEGDRIEIRGFGSFSLHHRPPRIGRNPKTGASVTLQEKFVPHFKPGKELRERVNALNGQHS, encoded by the coding sequence GTGGACTCGAACGTCATGACCAAGTCGGATCTTATTGAACAAATGGCGAAAAATTCCGCCTTGCCGCATAGCGATGTGGAACTGGTTGTCAAAGGGATTCTTGACATGATGGGAGCTGCCTTGGCAGAGGGCGATCGTATCGAAATCCGCGGGTTCGGCAGTTTTTCGCTGCACCATCGTCCCCCACGGATCGGTCGCAATCCCAAAACCGGGGCTTCAGTGACCCTTCAGGAAAAGTTCGTGCCGCACTTCAAGCCCGGCAAAGAGCTCCGGGAGCGGGTGAACGCTCTCAATGGGCAGCATTCCTGA
- the lapB gene encoding lipopolysaccharide assembly protein LapB encodes MALDQGLLFFLLPIAALSGWLIGRRTRALPNDHDFNVLNRDYLRGMNYLLSEQQDKAIEVFIHLAAVDNDTFETHLALGALFRRRGEVDRAIRIHQNLIARPTLTGTQKDQALFELAHDYLKLGVLDRAEAILSELKGRVPGAHPVLDLLLQIYERERDWRSALATASLILSRSGTTPSISTRIAHYHCELAQQALDAGNLTEAQRMIQNAFKADQRCVRASLLAMRLALIETDFPLALRSALRILDQDAHFLPLVIDAILELYGRLGDFSGRDAFLARLAGYRGSEDAAKILDVIRLRLKMKGDSADALRQYAKGYPTLEGLQEWLQLRLQNKSALELSEVMLFHELMGKILEGHPHYRCGHCGFSGQILHWQCPGCQQWGTITPLACPPNSLSHPLHETGWDGETRR; translated from the coding sequence ATGGCCCTTGATCAGGGGCTCCTGTTTTTTCTTCTGCCGATCGCTGCGCTGTCCGGCTGGTTGATCGGGAGACGCACGCGCGCGCTCCCAAACGATCACGACTTCAATGTTCTGAACCGGGATTACCTGCGCGGTATGAACTACCTGCTGAGCGAGCAGCAGGACAAGGCCATTGAAGTTTTCATTCATTTGGCCGCGGTTGACAACGATACCTTTGAGACTCATCTGGCGTTAGGTGCCCTGTTTCGGCGGCGGGGTGAAGTCGATCGTGCCATCCGCATTCACCAGAATCTGATCGCGCGTCCCACATTGACAGGCACGCAAAAAGATCAAGCCCTGTTTGAACTGGCCCATGATTATCTGAAACTCGGCGTCTTGGATCGTGCTGAAGCGATTCTCTCTGAGCTGAAGGGCCGTGTGCCCGGCGCCCATCCGGTCTTGGATCTGCTGTTGCAAATCTATGAACGTGAACGCGATTGGCGTAGTGCGTTGGCAACGGCATCCCTCATTTTGAGCCGATCAGGGACAACGCCATCGATCTCAACACGGATTGCACACTACCATTGCGAACTTGCGCAGCAAGCATTGGATGCCGGCAATCTGACCGAAGCCCAGCGAATGATTCAAAATGCATTCAAGGCAGATCAGCGATGCGTGCGAGCCAGCCTCTTGGCGATGCGATTGGCGCTGATCGAAACCGATTTTCCGCTTGCTCTGCGCAGCGCCTTGCGAATTCTCGATCAGGATGCCCATTTCTTGCCGTTGGTGATCGACGCCATCCTTGAGCTGTATGGTCGGTTGGGCGATTTCTCGGGTCGGGATGCATTTCTCGCACGATTGGCCGGCTATCGGGGTAGTGAGGATGCTGCCAAGATTCTGGATGTCATTCGCCTGCGACTTAAGATGAAGGGCGATTCGGCCGATGCTCTACGGCAGTATGCCAAAGGTTACCCGACGCTCGAGGGTTTGCAGGAGTGGTTGCAACTCCGGTTACAGAACAAAAGCGCCTTGGAATTGTCGGAAGTGATGTTGTTCCATGAACTCATGGGAAAGATCCTCGAAGGTCATCCGCATTATCGGTGTGGCCATTGTGGTTTTTCCGGGCAGATTCTGCATTGGCAATGCCCGGGATGCCAGCAATGGGGAACGATTACGCCGTTGGCATGCCCGCCGAATTCGCTGTCACATCCTCTGCATGAAACGGGGTGGGACGGCGAGACTCGGCGTTGA
- a CDS encoding class II fumarate hydratase, with protein MSQQSAATRIERDSMGEIEVPNRALWGAQTQRAIQNFAFSGRPMPPAFIRAVALIKACGAEANGALGLLTPEVALAIVNAAETIMHGQHGDQFPVDVYQTGSGTSTNMNVNEVIAHLATASLGQVVHPNDQVNLAQSSNDVIPTAIHVSTVLMLERDLLPALNDLELRIARRAGPLHDVVKTGRTHLMDATPIRMSQELGAWESQLAQARQRLEQTRMRLLAVAQGATAVGSGLNAPADFLPLFLAGLQRRTGLPFRAADNPFAALAGQETALELSGHLKVLAVVLMKIANDLRWMNSGPLAGLGEITLPALQPGSSIMPGKVNPVIPEAVAQIAAQVIGHDAAITVAAQSGNFQLNVMLPLLADNLLNALTLLTRACGALGHQAIDGFVVHTEHMRALVARNPVLVTALNPLIGYEAGAQIAKLALERGVAVREVAREMTDLPDSEIDRLLDPQVLADGGLAQDRAKPEDLGPES; from the coding sequence ATGAGTCAACAGTCTGCGGCAACGCGTATCGAACGCGACAGCATGGGCGAGATCGAAGTGCCCAATCGCGCCTTGTGGGGCGCCCAGACCCAGCGGGCTATCCAGAACTTTGCGTTCAGCGGACGCCCCATGCCGCCCGCCTTCATCCGGGCCGTTGCGTTGATCAAGGCTTGCGGAGCCGAAGCCAATGGCGCTTTGGGACTGCTGACCCCGGAGGTGGCGTTGGCCATCGTGAATGCGGCCGAGACGATCATGCACGGCCAACACGGCGATCAGTTTCCGGTCGACGTCTATCAAACCGGTTCCGGAACCAGCACCAATATGAACGTGAACGAGGTCATCGCGCATCTCGCCACGGCGTCGTTGGGACAGGTGGTGCATCCCAACGATCAGGTCAATCTGGCGCAGAGCAGCAACGACGTCATCCCCACCGCGATCCATGTGAGTACCGTCCTTATGCTGGAGCGGGACCTGTTGCCCGCACTGAATGATCTGGAACTCCGTATCGCCCGCCGAGCGGGGCCGCTTCATGATGTCGTCAAGACCGGGCGCACCCATTTGATGGATGCGACACCCATCCGGATGTCACAGGAATTAGGCGCCTGGGAGAGCCAGCTGGCGCAGGCCCGTCAGCGCCTTGAGCAGACACGCATGCGCTTGCTGGCTGTTGCTCAGGGCGCGACGGCGGTTGGGAGCGGCCTGAATGCTCCTGCGGACTTCCTGCCCCTTTTCCTGGCTGGATTGCAGCGCCGAACCGGCCTGCCGTTTCGCGCGGCCGATAACCCGTTCGCGGCCCTTGCGGGTCAGGAAACAGCGCTCGAGCTCTCGGGGCACTTGAAAGTTCTGGCCGTTGTCCTGATGAAGATCGCCAATGATCTGCGCTGGATGAACAGTGGCCCGCTGGCCGGGTTGGGTGAGATCACTCTGCCGGCGCTGCAGCCGGGAAGTAGTATCATGCCGGGTAAAGTTAATCCGGTGATTCCCGAGGCGGTGGCACAAATTGCCGCACAGGTGATCGGCCATGACGCCGCAATTACCGTTGCCGCCCAATCAGGCAACTTTCAGCTCAATGTCATGCTGCCATTGCTTGCTGACAATCTGCTGAACGCATTGACCTTGTTGACTCGGGCATGCGGGGCATTGGGCCACCAGGCCATCGACGGATTCGTGGTGCATACCGAACATATGCGCGCCCTCGTGGCCCGCAACCCCGTTCTGGTCACCGCGCTCAATCCGTTGATTGGCTATGAAGCTGGTGCGCAAATCGCGAAGTTGGCTCTGGAACGCGGCGTGGCGGTGCGCGAAGTGGCTCGGGAGATGACTGATCTGCCGGACTCGGAGATCGATCGGTTGCTCGATCCGCAAGTGCTCGCCGATGGTGGTCTGGCCCAAGACCGAGCCAAGCCAGAGGATCTGGGACCGGAAAGTTGA
- the purB gene encoding adenylosuccinate lyase has product MELTALTALSPIDGRYADKTFELRSILSEFGLIRYRALVEVCWLQTLSNEPSIAEVPPLSDGARGRLDEIISRFGLEQAQRVKAIEEITNHDVKAMEYFLKEQIAGQSELEAVSEFIHFACTSEDINNLCHALMLKDAREQIVLPILDQLIEALRTLAHRYADLPMLARTHGQPASPTSMGKEMANFVHRLDRQRRQYAEVTLWGKLNGAVGNFNAHLIAYPETDWPRLSQSFVNELGLTWNPFTTQIEPHDYMSEYFAALIRINTILLDMCRDIWGYISLGYFRQRPVENEVGSSTMPHKVNPIDFENAEGNLGIANALLGHLAEKLPISRWQRDLSDSTVLRNLGVGIAHSLIAYQSILRGIGKLEADPVALQRDLDANLEVVGEAIQTVMRRYGIPQPYEQLKKLTRGQRITPEQLHAFIAELALPEEVRARLLALTPATYIGNAANQARQA; this is encoded by the coding sequence ATGGAACTGACCGCGCTAACCGCCCTTTCCCCCATTGATGGCCGCTATGCGGACAAGACCTTTGAGCTGAGATCGATTCTCAGCGAGTTTGGCTTGATCCGTTATCGCGCCCTCGTGGAAGTGTGTTGGTTGCAAACGCTCTCCAATGAACCCTCGATCGCAGAAGTTCCCCCGCTCAGCGACGGGGCTCGAGGGCGGCTGGACGAGATCATCTCCCGCTTCGGTTTGGAACAGGCGCAACGGGTAAAGGCGATCGAGGAGATCACCAACCATGATGTCAAAGCCATGGAGTACTTCCTTAAGGAGCAGATTGCCGGACAAAGCGAACTGGAGGCCGTGAGCGAGTTCATCCACTTCGCCTGCACCTCTGAAGACATCAACAATCTGTGTCACGCCTTGATGCTCAAGGATGCGCGCGAACAGATCGTGTTGCCGATTCTGGATCAGTTGATCGAAGCACTGCGCACGCTGGCCCACCGCTATGCGGATCTCCCGATGCTCGCACGCACCCATGGGCAACCTGCCTCACCCACATCCATGGGTAAGGAAATGGCCAATTTCGTGCATCGGCTGGACCGCCAGCGCCGTCAGTATGCCGAAGTCACCCTCTGGGGAAAGCTGAACGGTGCCGTTGGTAATTTCAACGCCCATCTGATCGCTTACCCGGAGACCGATTGGCCGCGGCTGAGCCAGAGCTTCGTCAATGAGCTTGGGCTGACCTGGAATCCATTCACAACCCAGATCGAACCCCATGACTACATGAGCGAGTATTTCGCGGCATTGATTCGAATCAATACCATTCTGCTGGACATGTGCCGGGATATCTGGGGATACATCAGCCTGGGCTACTTTCGTCAACGGCCGGTGGAAAATGAAGTGGGTTCTTCCACCATGCCCCATAAAGTGAATCCCATCGATTTTGAAAATGCCGAGGGCAATCTCGGTATCGCCAATGCCTTGCTTGGCCATCTCGCCGAAAAGCTGCCCATATCGCGCTGGCAGCGTGATTTGAGCGATTCAACGGTCCTGCGAAACCTCGGTGTCGGCATTGCGCACAGCTTGATCGCTTATCAATCCATTTTGCGCGGCATTGGCAAGCTGGAAGCCGATCCTGTTGCTTTGCAGCGGGATCTGGACGCGAACTTGGAAGTGGTCGGGGAAGCCATCCAGACGGTGATGCGCCGCTACGGTATCCCGCAGCCCTATGAACAGCTCAAAAAGCTGACGCGGGGGCAACGGATCACGCCGGAGCAACTCCACGCCTTCATCGCCGAACTGGCGTTGCCGGAGGAAGTCCGCGCCCGTCTTCTTGCACTGACCCCAGCCACTTATATCGGCAATGCGGCCAACCAGGCCCGCCAAGCCTGA